In Topomyia yanbarensis strain Yona2022 chromosome 2, ASM3024719v1, whole genome shotgun sequence, one DNA window encodes the following:
- the LOC131680933 gene encoding brefeldin A-inhibited guanine nucleotide-exchange protein 1 — protein MPTPSNTISSSSTKTKEMFIVRALEKILSDKDIKRSHHSQLKRACDAALEDIKVELKEAGQSEQNGEVPIPSAALPLPKNDSANIINAEKYFLPFELACQSKTPRIVVTALDCLQKLIAYGHLTGNIPDSSNPGKFLIDRIVTTICNCFMGPQTDEGVQLQIIKALLTVVTSQYVEVHEGTVLQGVRTCYDIYLSSKNLINQTTARATLTQMLNVIFTRMENQAYEYLANGAMVPVVGSASAGQEDAAVNTAVEVSEEKHPDYDMVRAIVDEMVDNVIAAAATSEEVCRNANSEGDIDTSSIGGVSIGGTDSASIARVPSQESMEVTSENDSIVTAKFTHILQKDAFLVFRALCKLSMKPLPEGHPDPKSHELRSKILSLHLLLSILQNAGPVFRSNEMFIMAIKQYLCVALSKNGGSSVPEVFELSLSIFVALLSNFKTHLKKQIEVFFKEIFLNILEATSSSFEHKWMVIQALTRICADAQSVVDIYVNYDCDFSAANLFERLVNDLSKIAQGRQALELGTSVNQEKSMRIRGLECVVSILKCMVEWSKDLYVNPNSQTTLGDPPPPPSSAVIGVSRSSEEIHDPLKSHGGSSLSINSVGSTNTSGGNREVLDLPEELEERKQRKEVMETGIDMFNRKPKKGIQFLQERALLGVTVEDVAKWLHEEERLDKTQVGDYLGENDEQSKAVMCAYIDAMNFSDLDIVAALRYFLEGFRLPGEAQKIDRLMEKFASRYCDCNPNNTLFASADTVYVLAFSVIMLTTDLHSPQVKHKMTKEQYIKMNRGISDNKDLPEEYLSQIYDEISGHEIKMKNTIASKPGKQIIVNEKKRKLLWNVEMEALSTTAKNLMESVSHVKAPFTSAKHLEHVRPMFKMAWTSFLAAFSVGLQDCDDPEIASLCLDGIRCAIRITCIFHMTLERDAYVQALARFTLLTANSPINEMKAKNIDTIKTLIMVAHTDGNYLGTSWLDIVKCISHLELAQLIGTGVRPEFLSGSASHRDALDPSAKEHIGETSSQSIVVAVDRIFTGSIRLDGDAIVDFVKALCQVSLDELTRPQPRMFSLQKIVEISYYNMGRIRLQWSRIWQILGEHFNAVGCNTNEEIAFFALDSLRQLSMKFIEKGEFTNFRFQKDFLRPFEHIMKKNSSPAIRDMVVRCVAQMVNSQAHNVKSGWKNIFSVFHLAAGDHDEAIVEMAFLTTGKIITELYQSQFPIMIDSFQDAVKCLSEFACNAKFPDTSMEAIRLVRTCALCVNDAPNLFAEHAGMENDVSVSEEDRVWVRGWFPMLFSLSCVVNRCKLDVRTRGLTVLFEIVKTHGDAYKANWWRDLFNILFRIFDNMKLPEHHTEKAEWMTTTCNHALYAIIDVFTQYFDILGPMLLKDLYCQLHWCVQQNNEQLARSGTNCLENLVISNGLKFTEETWDKTCQCMLDIFNSTLPNELLYWKPDPNPQSYQHVLHFPHNGDIPRQGILKRTPSQHSVYSQSDLQEHSPKSIDVNNTSVLFSNLLIKCVVQLELIQTIDNIIFFPATSRKEDAETLAQAAAELSYSAGSSAGSSSALNHSLSTEECQREEQGMYSYLITPHLLQLIDCLLQSHRFAKKFNSNHEQRNLLWKAGFKGSLKPNLLKQETQSLACVLRILFKMYSDESRRRDWQDIEKRLISVCTEALDYFLSLQSEPHRDAWTSLLLLVMTRLLKMPDSRFAAHISSYYVLMCDLMCFDLKPELRTVLRRVFLRISPVFGITSSTSTAGNSAT, from the exons ATGCCAACACCTAGCAATACCATCAGTAGCAGCAGTACCAAAACGAAAGAAATGTTCATCGTCCGTGCCCTGGAGAAGATACTCAGTGATAAGGACATCAAACGGTCCCACCATTCGCAGCTGAAACGGGCCTGCGATGCGGCGTTGG AGGACATCAAGGTAGAGCTGAAGGAAGCGGGCCAAAGTGAACAGAATGGAGAGGTACCGATTCCATCGGCAGCCCTGCCGCTGCCAAAGAACGACTCGGCTAACATCATTAACGCCGAAAAGTACTTTCTGCCGTTCGAGTTGGCCTGTCAGAGCAAGACACCACGGATCGTCGTAACGGCACTGGACTGCCTGCAGAAACTGATTGCCTATGGCCATTTGACGGGAAATATTCCGGATTCTTCGAATCCGGGTAAATTTCTCATCGATCGAATTGTAACTACAATTTGCAACTGCTTCATGGGCCCGCAAACGGACGAAGGAGTGCAGCTGCAGATTATTAAGGCACTGTTGACGGTAGTTACCTCACAGTATGTGGAAGTTCATGAAGGTACGGTTCTACAAGGAGTACGAACCTGCTACGATATCTATCTGTCGAGCAAGAATCTGATCAATCAAACGACGGCGAGGGCGACATTAACGCAGATGTTGAACGTGATTTTCACTCGGATGGAAAATCAAGCGTACGAGTATCTAGCCAATGGAGCAATGGTTCCAGTTGTCGGCTCTGCAAGTGCTGGACAGGAAGATGCAGCTGTCAATACAGCCGTTGAAGTTTCAGAGGAGAAGCATCCGGATTATGACATGGTACGAGCAATAGTTGATGAGATGGTGGATAATGTGATAGCCGCTGCAGCGACTTCTGAAGAAGTTTGCAGAAATGCGAATTCAGAGGGTGATATTGACACCAGTAGCATCGGAGGTGTGTCCATTGGCGGTACGGATAGTGCTTCTATTGCTAGAGTTCCGTCACAGGAAAGCATGGAGGTGACCAGTGAAAACGATAGCATCGTAACGGCGAAATTCACTCATATCTTACAGAAGGATGCCTTTTTGGTTTTTCGAGCTTTGTGCAAGCTTTCGATGAAGCCGCTTCCGGAGGGGCATCCTGATCCAAAGTCACACGAGTTGCGTTCGAAAATTCTATCATTGCATCTACTGCTGTCGATTCTACAAAACGCGGGGCCGGTCTTCCGTTCGAATGAAATGTTCATCATGGCGATCAAGCAGTACTTGTGTGTGGCTTTGTCCAAGAATGGTGGCAGTTCTGTGCCGGAGGTATTCGAACTGTCACTTTCAATATTTGTTGCGCTGTTGTCCAATTTCAAGACACATTTGAAGAAGCAgattgaagtatttttcaaagaaatttttCTCAACATCTTAGAAGCAACGAGTTCGTCTTTTGAACACAAATGGATGGTCATACAGGCCTTAACCAGAATTTGCGCAGATGCTCAGAGTGTGGTGGATATCTATGTAAATTACGATTGTGATTTTTCGGCTGCAAATCTGTTCGAACGATTGGTTAATGACCTGTCGAAGATTGCTCAAGGTAGACAAGCATTGGAGCTGGGAACATCGGTGAATCAGGAAAAATCTATGCGCATTCGCGGACTAGAGTGTGTGGTATCCATACTGAAGTGCATGGTCGAATGGAGCAAGGATTTATACGTCAATCCAAACTCTCAAACGACTCTGGGGGATCCTCCCCCGCCTCCATCGTCAGCAGTTATCGGTGTTTCCAGGAGCTCGGAGGAAATCCATGATCCGCTGAAATCACACGGAGGTTCAAGTTTGAGCATCAATTCGGTAGGAAGTACCAATACTTCTGGTGGGAATCGTGAGGTACTGGATCTTCCAGAAGAACTGGAGGAGCGAAAGCAGCGCAAGGAAGTTATGGAAACTGGTATCGATATGTTCAACAGGAAACCGAAGAAAGGAATACAGTTTTTGCAGGAGCGAGCTCTGTTAGGTGTGACTGTGGAAGATGTCGCCAAGTGGTTGCACGAAGAAGAACGGTTGGACAAGACACAGGTCGGTGACTATCTGGGTGAGAATGATGAGCAAAGCAAGGCTGTGATGTGCGCCTATATCGATGCTATGAACTTTTCCGATTTGGATATTGTAGCAGCATTGCGATACTTCTTAGAGGGATTCCGTCTTCCTGGCGAGGCGCAGAAGATAGATCGGTTGATGGAAAAATTTGCAAGCAGATATTGTGATTGTAATCCGAATAACACTTTATTCGCATCAGCCGACACTGTGTACGTCCTGGCATTTTCGGTTATCATGCTAACCACAGATTTACATTCACCTCAGGTGAAACATAAAATGACTAAGGAACAGTACATCAAAATGAACAGAGGCATAAGTGATAACAAGGACCTTCCAGAAGAATACCTGTCGCAGATCTACGATGAGATATCAGGGCATGAGATTAAGATGAAAAACACGATCGCAAGCAAGCCGGGCAAGCAGATTATTGTTAACGAGAAAAAGCGTAAACTTTTATGGAATGTGGAAATGGAAGCCCTCTCAACGACGGCCAAAAATCTGATGGAATCCGTTTCACATGTGAAAGCTCCGTTTACATCAGCCAAACATTTGGAACACGTAAGACCAATGTTCAAGATGGCTTGGACCTCGTTCCTAGCCGCTTTTTCGGTTGGCCTACAGGATTGCGATGATCCAGAAATTGCTAGTCTCTGCTTAGACGGAATTCGTTGTGCTATTCGTATCACTTGTATTTTCCACATGACGTTGGAAAGAGATGCCTACGTCCAAGCGTTAGCTCGCTTCACTCTGTTAACCGCCAATTCTCCCATCAATGAgatgaaagccaagaacatAGATACTATCAAAACGCTAATTATGGTAGCCCACACGGATGGAAACTACCTTGGCACCAGTTGGTTGGATATAGTCAAATGCATTTCCCATTTGGAGCTAGCTCAGCTCATCGGAACTGGTGTCCGTCCGGAGTTCTTATCGGGTTCAGCCTCACATCGGGATGCATTGGATCCGTCGGCTAAGGAACATATTGGCGAGACCAGTTCTCAGAGCATAGTAGTTGCTGTGGATAGAATTTTCACCGGTTCAATCCGGCTAGATGGAGATGCCATTGTAGATTTCGTTAAAGCCCTGTGCCAAGTGTCGTTGGATGAACTAACTAGACCGCAACCGAGGATGTTCTCATTGCAAAAAATTGTCGAAATTTCCTACTACAACATGGGTCGTATCCGTTTGCAGTGGTCCCGGATATGGCAAATTTTGGGCGAGCACTTCAATGCCGTCGGTTGCAACACCAACGAGGAAATAGCTTTCTTTGCGCTTGATTCCCTGCGTCAACTGTCGATGAAGTTTATCGAGAAAGGAGAGTTCACCAACTTCCGTTTCCAGAAGGACTTTTTGCGGCCTTTCGAACACATTATGAAGAAGAACAGTTCGCCAGCGATTCGGGATATGGTGGTGCGTTGTGTTGCACAAATGGTCAATTCTCAGGCCCACAATGTCAAATCAGGTTGGAAGAATATTTTTTCCGTATTTCATCTGGCTGCTGGAGATCACGACGAAGCAATTGTCGAGATGGCTTTCCTCACGACAGGAAAAATTATCACTGAACTGTATCAGTCGCAGTTTCCCATAATGATAGATTCTTTCCAGGATGCGGTCAAGTGTCTCTCCGAGTTTGCCTGTAACGCAAAGTTTCCTGACACGAGCATGGAAGCGATACGACTTGTTAGGACATGTGCACTATGCGTGAACGATGCTCCAAACTTGTTTGCAGAACATGCTGGCATGGAGAATGACGTGTCCGTATCTGAAGAGGACCGAGTTTGGGTTCGAGGATGGTTCCCCATGCTTTTCTCGCTATCATGCGTAGTTAATCGATGCAAGCTGGACGTTAGAACACGAGGGCTAACGGTTCTATTCGAGATTGTCAAAACTCACGGTGATGCATACAAAGCCAACTGGTGGCGAGATTTGTTTAACATTCTGTTTCGGATCTTCGATAATATGAAACTTCCCGAACACCACACGGAAAAGGCTGAATGGATGACTACCACCTGCAACCACGCCCTGTATGCCATTATCGATGTCTTTACCCAATACTTCGACATTCTCGGGCCAATGCTGCTAAAAGACCTCTACTGTCAACTGCACTGGTGCGTTCAGCAGAATAACGAGCAGCTCGCTCGTTCAGGAACTAACTGCCTAGAGAACCTGGTAATCTCCAATGGCCTAAAATTCACCGAGGAGACATGGGACAAGACCTGCCAATGCATGTTGGATATATTCAACAGCACTCTCCCGAATGAACTACTCTACTGGAAGCCGGACCCCAACCCCCAAAGCTACCAACATGTACTTCACTTCCCCCATAATGGTGACATTCCTCGTCAGGGTATCCTGAAACGAACTCCATCCCAACACTCAGTGTACAGCCAATCGGATCTGCAGGAACATTCTCCCAAGTCAATAGATGTAAACAACACATCGGTGCTGTTCTCTAACCTACTAATCAAGTGTGTCGTTCAGTTGGAACTTATACAAACGAtcgataatattattttctttCCGGCCACCTCCCGAAAGGAGGACGCTGAAACACTCGCCCAGGCCGCTGCTGAATTGTCGTACAGCGCCGGATCTAGTGCTGGTAGTAGTTCCGCCCTAAACCATTCACTCTCTACGGAAGAATGTCAACGGGAAGAACAGGGCATGTACAGCTATTTGATAACACCTCATCTGCTACAATTGATCGATTGTCTCCTGCAGAGCCATCGGTTTGCGAAAAAGTTTAATTCTAACCACGAACAACGCAATTTGCTATGGAAGGCCGGTTTCAAGGGTTCCCTGAAACCAAACCTGCTGAAGCAGGAAACGCAATCACTGGCCTGCGTATTACGGATACTGTTCAAGATGTACAGCGACGAAAGTCGGCGGCGCGACTGGCAAGATATTGAGAAACGACTGATTTCCGTCTGCACGGAAGCGTTGGACTATTTTCTGTCGTTGCAGAGTGAACCGCATCGGGATGCGTGGACATCGCTTCTGCTACTGGTCATGACACGGTTGCTGAAGATGCCGGATTCAAGG TTCGCCGCTCACATCTCCAGCTACTATGTGCTTATGTGCGATCTGATGTGCTTTGACCTAAAACCGGAGCTACGAACCGTACTGCGGCGAGTATTCCTGCGTATCAGTCCGGTGTTCGGAATCACTAGCTCGACCAGCACCGCCGGTAACAGTGCCACCTAG